From Xyrauchen texanus isolate HMW12.3.18 chromosome 12, RBS_HiC_50CHRs, whole genome shotgun sequence, one genomic window encodes:
- the LOC127652429 gene encoding nuclear factor 7, ovary-like, whose amino-acid sequence MDSLSVEELSCPVCCEIYKNPVLLSCSHSVCKECLQQFWKTKRTQECPVCRSRFLREKPPCNLALKNLCEMFVKERNEEEICSLHSEKLKLFCLDDKQPVCLVCRDSQKHTNHKFRPISEVFRSYKEKLNTALKSLQKKLKRTENMKGEFDKSVGHIKTQAEHTERQIKEQFKKLHEFLRHEEEATITELREEEEQKSQMMKKKLEEMNTHISALSHTIKDMEEMMKANDDVSFLKNFNVTMERVQISQPDPQMTSGAFIHVPHYLGNLTFRVWKKMQDIVHKTPVILDPNTANPNLILSDDLTSVRYSKKRKILPDNPERINCDECVLGSEGFNSGTHCWDVEVKDNKDWSLGVITASNKRKGGVFFKANVWRIDHIEDYYEDDEDYEDDVDEVDDKDEVDDKDEVDDKDEVDDKDEEDDIDEEGNVFIVTQKLERVRVHLDYDRGKVSFSDPVTNTHLHTYTHTFTHTLLPFFWNNKTLPLRILPVKCL is encoded by the exons ATGGATTCGCTCTCTGTGGAAGAACTTTCTTGTCCCGTGTGCTGTGAAATCTACAAGAATCCTGTTCTTCTGTCGTGTAGTCACAGTGTGTGTAAAGAGTGTCTTCAACAGTTCTGGAAAACCAAGAGAACTCAGGAGTGTCCCGTCTGCAGGAGCAGATTTTTAAGAGAAAAACCTCCTTGTAATCTGGCATTGAAGAACTTATGTGAGATGTTTGTGAAGGAGAGAAATGAGGAGGAGATCTGCAGTTTACACAGTgagaaactcaaactcttctgtCTGGACGATAAACAGCCGGTGTGTTTAGTGTGCAGAGATTCACAAAAACACACCAATCACAAATTCAGACCCATCAGTGAAGTTTTTCGATCTTACAAG GAGAAACTCAATACAGCACTGAAGTCTTTACAAAAGAAACTCAAACGCACAGAAAACATGAAAGGAGAGTTTGATAAATCAGTTGGACACATCAAG ACTCAAGCTGAGCACACAGAGCGTCAGATTAAAGAGCAGTTTAAGAAGCTTCATGAGTTTCTCCGACATGAAGAAGAAGCTACAATCACTGaactgagagaggaagaggagcagaagaGTCAGATGATGAAGAAGAAGCTTGAGGAGATGAACACACACATCTCAGCTCTTTCACACACAATCAAAGACATGGAGGAAATGATGAAAGCCAATGACGATGTCTCATTTCTAAAG aACTTTAATGTGACAATGGAAAG AGTCCAGATCTCACAGCCGGATCCACAGATGACTTCTGGAGCTTTCATTCATGTGCCACATTACTTGGGCAACCTGACATTCAGAGTCTGGAAGAAGATGCAAGACATTGTCCACAAGA CTCCTGTGATTCTGGATCCAAACACTGCAAATCCAAATCTGATTCTGTCTGATGATCTGACCAGTGTGAGATACAGCAAGAAGAGAAAAATATTACCTGATAATCCAGAGAGAATTAACTGTGATGAGTGTGTTCTGGGTTCAGAGGGGTTTAACTCAGGAACACACTGCTGGGATGTGGAGGTTAAAGACAATAAAGACTGGAGTCTTGGAGTTATTACAGCATCAAACAAGAGGAAGGGAGGAGTTTTCTTTAAGGCTAATGTCTGGCGTATTGATCATATTGAGGATTAttatgaagatgatgaagattaCGAGGATGATGTAGATGAGGTGGATGATAAAGATGAGGTGGATGATAAAGATGAGGTGGATGATAAAGATGAGGTGGATGATAAAGATGAGGAGGATGATATAGATGAGGAGGGTAATGTGTTTATTGTCACACAGAAACTTGAGCGTGTGAGAGTTCATCTGGATTATGACAGAGGAAAAGTGTCATTCTCTGATCCTGTAActaacacacatctacacacatacacacacacatttacacacacactcttgccatTCTTCTGGAATAATAAAACACTCCCTCTGAGGATTTTACCTGTAAAATGTTTGTAA